The Theileria annulata chromosome 2, complete sequence, *** SEQUENCING IN PROGRESS *** genomic sequence CCACTGTAAGGATTTGCAAGATAGATGGTTGAGATGCATCAACTCAAAAGAACCACAAGAAGAATTGCTCCACGGTTTTAAATTCGGAGACAAACCACTTATTGATAAGATTGGAAACTTAGTGTTGAAGGAGCTGTTGTATTCATTGGGTATAGTAAATTCACTTAAACAGTACGCTATAAGCAAAGTGGATAAATCTTGTTCGGTTGATTCGCCAAGAGCTGGCCTGCTTCAAAATTCTGACCAAAGTAGAGAAAATGATGGCCTGGTCAAAGGAAATTTGCTGGAGTTGTTGAGGAGGTTAGTGATGGTTGAGGATTTGGACGAGGAGTTCAAATCACATTTTAACTTGCCAGAAGACGAACGCCAAATGAGACAACTTAAACAGGAAGATTTCGCAATAAACCTGAGTTTTTATAACGATCATGAAATTTCAGTGCTAGCAGAAGTTAGAAGTAACAAAACGACGTGTTTCCAAAGGTGTATCACGCCACGTGGCAGAACAGTGAATAAGGAAAAGCTAAAAAAAACAAAACGTTCCAATAAATCAAAAAAGAAGGAGCAAAAGAAGATTATAAAGTCGGTggaaaatgatttaatgACAAATAAATCATGGAATAAGTACTTTAACCACAGAGTTGATGAAGTAGTATTATCAAAGAGTTTCAGAATGGAAGAGCCAGTGGTGCTCCTGATTTGCAGTTATCTCCACAAATACCTGACATGCGATGAAATTCCAATGTCAGACTTCCCACAACACTTTCAGACGATTTTGTACCTTAGTTCCTTTATGCAGACGGGAATTTTGCCAAACTTTAACCTCCTGAAGCACAACGTTAAGGATAATGAAAACAACAATTTCAAGAACCAAATCCCAATTATCGCACACTCAATAATGGCAGCATCATCACTATGgttttacaaaattaacaCGCCTGCAGAAAACACTCCAACAGAAGGAGTTATTTCCACACCAGCAAAGGATTCCACAGTAGAGTACAGTACACAACCCAACCACACAGAAGATGGATTCGAGAATTATAAGAGGCTTAGAATATCAAGTACAGGAATAAAGGAACGACTAAGGTCAATGGTTAAGTTGAAATTTAAGATAACAGAAAATGTAGCTAAACAGTTGTACATCCTATTGCAAATGCCAACCAACTTGCACCACTTGCCAGTTGGACTGTCGGACCTCGATTCATACCTTCTGTTCGACCTgttaaaatacaaaatcGGTGGAAATTTTACACCAGAAGATCTGATGCCTAATTACACGTATCAAGATAAAACCTCCATTGAACTCATTACTCTGGAAAATATTACTGAAATGTCTAATTCAGTACTAACACAACTCAAGGCAATGGATTCAAATAAAGCATGCAATAAAGTTCAATTCATAATTTCACAGTTGATCAATTATCAGTCACCGACTCTATTCACAATAATATCAGGCAATGATACTCCTAACATAACTGATATTGGAGTTAAAGCTGGCCACTCCATGGGCAAATCAACTTACACCACAGTTGGATCAACAAACCCTGTACGTAGGGCATCACTGGACGTAAAGTACAATTATGACTATTCACTACTAACACCTTCATCAATAGAGAGAAGTATCATGACAATATTATTCTTGAGGCTGTCATGCGTTAGCTTCAAGAATGAGTTGTTCAAGTGCTTGTGCAAGTTCTCCCAATTCGTCGACTCTAGCGGCCTTTTCTACGTCCTTTCAGTTTTCGTTATGATGTTCAGAGCTCTTTACCCAAGACTCTCAGATAACATACCTAACCTTTCAATTTTTGAAGcagatgatgaaaatgataaacCACACTGGAATATGATTAACATATTCAGGTTaccttagttatatatatagatatagattttcaatattaaatatagaTAATGTGGATAAAATGGTGTAGGTATATAGTGAATCGGAATGCGAAGGTATTTGTTGATGAGTGTGTGGATAGAGTGAAGGAAACTAATGATTCATCCCTGGACAATAATGGCCTAATTCCTCTCATCACAGAGGAGATGTTGCAGATGCTGAGGTACCAGTGCACAGCATCGAGTAATGTCTGGAACAGCTTCCTCCAGTTCGGCGAATTCTCGTCTCTGCTCTCAAACTGCAGTATATTGCACTACAAAAAGGTGTATGAAAAACTTAAAATCAATACGGAGTTGGTAATGCCCGAGTTCAGAAGGCTAATGGTGTTACAGCGCGAATTTGACTCGAGTTATATAGTGAGGACGCCAGCAAGTGACCCAGCCCAGCAGGAACAGAGGCTATTAAACTGCATGTTCTTCTGCTACAAAAACTCTAACCACAAGCTTAGCGGATATGCTGAGTTTTTAAAAACCATAAAGGATACCCTGACCAGGGCTCTCGAACATAAGTTCGTCTCAATGTCTGACATGATTGATTCCTCTGTTGATAATGAGGATTGGAAGAGAGTTAGTACTGAGAACTCGTATACCCAAGGAGTTGTAAACTTGGTCACAGTGCTAAACGCATGCCTCAAGGCATCATTTCATCTCTCACCCCCAGTCGAGTGGCTCATACTTCCGTTCACAAGCGCCTGTGAAAACTCAATCAGGTCATACAATAGAGCAATTCTAAAGTGCTACAAACTCAGCAATCTCTATAATATACATGCTAACATCATCGATGGAATTCCATCAGGTATAACcctttattatatacatttataacCACAGCCTAACattctaatatttaatgtaaattatttaatataaatatgttGTAGGAGATGGTGTGGGTGCAGGTGATGACGAAAAAAAGGCTAAGAAGACTTTGTGGAAGAGGCTTAAGAACACACTTGGAGTTAAGTCACAGAAAAGCTCATCTTACCACCACGTCGTTGGCCTGGTTGACAAGTACAGTAACGACTTCAAGTCTAAGACCGTAATGGACGACCTTACGCGTATTGCAAACATGAACTACTTATCGAACAACCTTATGAAGGTCCCCGAGGACATTTTCGGATTCTACTACAGCCAGATCAGGCAAAGAGATCCAGAGTACGAATTCTTGCACGACACCATTGGAACTTCGCTGGTCTCCGATGTTAACCGCTTTTTCTTCTTGGAACCACAACAATTGCTTGAAATCCCCCACTCAAAGTCGCTCTCGTCACTCATCTTCGCATCACAGAGGATACTCAAACGCGAATCAAATCAGCTGATCATGGATACCATCACCGTAGTCATGTGGAAATTGGTACTGGTGGATTTCAAACACCATGTCTTCTACAATCTATACACACCGGAAGTCAATACGGGATACAAAATTAAGGATATTGTCGAAAAGTTCCCCGATAGCATCTTCCTATTCATTGATAAAATACCACAGTATTATATTCAGTTCGCATACAACAACTTTTTTGAAGCATTCATCAAAACAGTCTTCTACATAATAAGGTATAAAAGTAGGGATAACAAGCTCACAAAGTCTGCAATAAAGGTAGTGTATCACGACGTCGATGTATTGAAAAAGTTGCTGGACAAGTATTCACAAGATAATCTGGAGCTTCTGGAATCACTTAAAAATTACATCAAGTCCCTCATTAACTagttttttaaactttatgaatatttttcaattcaCTGAATCAATACATGTTATGTGTATCATGTAAATTATTGGGTGTAATTTGTTGGATTTAATAAGTATTTTTAGTTCCATAACcgttttttaattattgtaaataattgttatGGAAGTGCTATTCACTCAATATGAAGACTCTCCAATAATATACGATGACGTTGTCGATCCTCAACCTCATCTCGACTACGTTTCGAGGAAGACAAACGCACATTTAATCgtttcaaatttaattaagTATGGAATTAATTTGCGAGTTTCTGAAGACATTTTGCAGCATCTATCTGATAAAATCATTTCAGAATCACCAACCTTTTATTcaagtataaaattatatattataaattaatttatgatttaattataattagtaaACCATTAAGtaatttctaaattcaATGTTGAGTGTTTTTTAGTCCAATTTGATGAAGATGTGTATGTGGATTCCAGAGTATGGAATCACTTGATTTTGAGCCTTTATAACACAAAGTTGTCTTCGATAGAAACTGAACAAATTGACTCAATAATCAACGAAATTACGACTTCTGAATTGTATATCGCACAAAATAAGTTTATTGAATCGGTTAATAACAAATTCCCCTACCTTCTCGAAAATAATTTCGGGAACAAGTTTAATAGTAACGGAGTATACGTATATAATTCGTTTAAGGATGTTCCAAAAGTGTATTACTCGACAAAGAAGCAGGTATTTTATATGCACTAATCAcacaatataattttgtcCACAGAAATTTCTTTCTTCATTCAGTAGAGAAGATTATGAAAAGGAAACCCATGGAGATCCCATAGATCAAATATGCTCAATACGTTATCAGCTGCTACTGGAAGTTTGTatctatatataatgttttattGAAATCATAATAACGTTCCAGAGGTGTCGTggatataattttaatgaatgGATTGGAATTGAATCACACTCTTATCTTATGGCAGTTACGGTCGATTCAGTATCTTTCAGTTCTGAAGGTTAATTCTTAGTGAATACATTATGCAATATAAGTCGGGATAATTACATTTACGTTTAGGCGTTCAATTGTTGATTGGAAACTTGTCGAAATCTAAATATGGTGATCTTTGTATTCAAGGTTCACTAGTTgagttaaaaataaaaatcgCACCTGAAGTACGATATACAACttttatatagttattctctccattttatatattattatggTCTTATTGCTGCAAAACAATGTAATTTCAGTGCAAGATAAGTACGGGAATATACTGTTATGGGCAAGTGGTGATAGTATATGGAGTAATGATATCATTGGAGGTATTGGCagtatattataaattttaatcagAACGTATTTGAAGTAAGGGGCTTGACACATCCTCCACTCACACCTAAAGATGACGTTTCTCACCTAAACTTGTTTGGTGGACATCACAATCCAATGGATCtggtattttttaatccTATTTACAGTTGAAACACTACGTAAATACTATAATTTGTAGGTTACTTTTCGTGAATTGCCGAATATGCTATCCATAAAGAATATGTACTTTAATTGGTTTGTGATTACCGACCTACACCTTGACAAGActgataatattaatcaaattGAACTCCTTTTCAATTGtatttttgattattttactaattttctaaattatttttctaaattattttctaaattaattttatgcATTAGcctaattttaatatagCTTTGATGGATAATTATTCTAAACATCAGCTACCAGTTGGGTTCATATTTATGGGCAATTTTAACTCATCCGAATATAACTTCGATTATTATCGCAACTGGACAGACACATTTGAACTCAAATCCACTACAAACTCATTTGAATCATACTCTGCAGGGTTCGAAGCACTTTTCAAAGTACTCACTAAACCCAAGTTTATCATGATCCTGGCGAGTACATCTTTACCcagttaatttattataattcaAATGATATAGCTTATATTGCACAGGCTGTTACCTGGTTTTTGTTCCTGGACCTAAGGATGCTACTTTATGCCGACGTAAGTTATTGGATTTAACCAATTTCTACAGAACGAGTTCCAAGGAACCCTCTGCTGAGTTTCGCCACTAACCGTTTCAAAGGtttcatttatatacaaaacAAAAGGATATATTGTGTTATATAAGACAAAAACCTTTAGATCTGTTAAATATTTACGTTTGTAGAGAGGTTGGAAAGTTCTAGACCAGAGTCTAAAGGTCGAGTTATAATGGCCACTAACCCTTGTAGAATAAGACATTGGGGCAGAAAGATGATCTTTTTCAGACATGATATCATGAGTCACCTTATTCTGGACTCAATCATTACAACTTCCAACTATTCAAACAGCTGTCAAGATCTCTCAGATATGGTAATTCATTTACATccatttgtattatttagttGGTCGAGACAATAGTTGGACAAAGTCATCTATTACCTAATAAACCTGGGCTATCAACTGTATTAAATCATGATTCTAGTTTACTATTACACTCTTTGCCAGATCTGGTAATTTTCACAATACCTTAACAACCATAGATCTTTACTTTGTATACATTTGGGTATAGATATGTTTGGGCGATTCAAGTTCACCCGCATTTGTTAAAACTCATGGAATTAAGGGTAAATGTACAATAGCTAACTGTGGTAACTTATCAATActataaacaaattttcaGAGAGCAATAGTGacacatttaaaaatgtaatttcATACGACTCAATCACAAACAAGATCAATGTCATTCCAgtatat encodes the following:
- a CDS encoding uncharacterized protein (chr2.C.cand.369 - hypothetical protein), which translates into the protein MELNDLSESQKELLQPLLELKTDVSLDSLVVLRDVFQDLSETYSTFAASIKDTEKKLLTCYNIASSGSLTPQACEALLMVRGNTPNLSNVILSATAEQAGVLKVMTSMLSFLNQVYEEANKFSESLDKSVVVPLTSFSNEYLKTFGKDENRAFRQDISGFIPKLKEFKNSPNYSHSEIRKYVDVVLKSHKELQDCLAYESQLTQYLASDDQFDTKLISKAKNRTVRAKVTLGNNIQNLFTNAPELREIVDFKNADVDVLSQISKVSKKQADVVSQLSKVNDKTNNSETGESPSEYHSHFCDLEKKRLELFSRCFQHWMDNHAKYKKGVYSQLELMWDEVVKFSPNNDFKRFEACLTGQTVESEPQHSRSVPTDDPYEGIWIPAHPGPIESDTQVQPDNTSRSSEHSKEDQMNVTVEESYESGNVSDEEYDTSLVDASYSTANANHITENKSYDEENVLDEDKNNAKDTYNIYKISENDFDQCSDSRYTPTEISKANESDILELTTTSVLNLGVPSHMKFLKRQKASKKPLKQEETNANDGKLVKPDETEKPEEIENIKLLSLESNYLDSDEYGTFIKHLEEKTDTRYKETDEEVSESEVEENQEEKTVAKSMEEAYKEDRMATEKESQSPKKEIDDKKLRYINPGVVGDPKRILRITRRRLDEHMLTLFNKCREKRLESQFDWLNDKVKNIVKLFEDYDAYPIVDFDQLVKQIDSAASTKADQSPRSVDGYVELSDRAVLAILPYSLYDKYMDEDQWTIFSLEMLVLMHQYVSSFLNHPCLNEETGELREYLLANLGILEQVLIKLRKTIETYKFRTSVSEFEYGILDVALKPRDSFTARSPAMRLHVMDIRYRILLLIDSFSKGDIVIHSEKLFVIKEFYQWMYRQLHFVHITLLQKLTRVIYLIPNHCKDLQDRWLRCINSKEPQEELLHGFKFGDKPLIDKIGNLVLKELLYSLGIVNSLKQYAISKVDKSCSVDSPRAGLLQNSDQSRENDGLVKGNLLELLRRLVMVEDLDEEFKSHFNLPEDERQMRQLKQEDFAINLSFYNDHEISVLAEVRSNKTTCFQRCITPRGRTVNKEKLKKTKRSNKSKKKEQKKIIKSVENDLMTNKSWNKYFNHRVDEVVLSKSFRMEEPVVLLICSYLHKYLTCDEIPMSDFPQHFQTILYLSSFMQTGILPNFNLLKHNVKDNENNNFKNQIPIIAHSIMAASSLWFYKINTPAENTPTEGVISTPAKDSTVEYSTQPNHTEDGFENYKRLRISSTGIKERLRSMVKLKFKITENVAKQLYILLQMPTNLHHLPVGLSDLDSYLLFDLLKYKIGGNFTPEDLMPNYTYQDKTSIELITLENITEMSNSVLTQLKAMDSNKACNKVQFIISQLINYQSPTLFTIISGNDTPNITDIGVKAGHSMGKSTYTTVGSTNPVRRASLDVKYNYDYSLLTPSSIERSIMTILFLRLSCVSFKNELFKCLCKFSQFVDSSGLFYVLSVFVMMFRALYPRLSDNIPNLSIFEADDENDKPHWNMINIFRYIVNRNAKVFVDECVDRVKETNDSSLDNNGLIPLITEEMLQMLRYQCTASSNVWNSFLQFGEFSSLLSNCSILHYKKVYEKLKINTELVMPEFRRLMVLQREFDSSYIVRTPASDPAQQEQRLLNCMFFCYKNSNHKLSGYAEFLKTIKDTLTRALEHKFVSMSDMIDSSVDNEDWKRVSTENSYTQGVVNLVTVLNACLKASFHLSPPVEWLILPFTSACENSIRSYNRAILKCYKLSNLYNIHANIIDGIPSGDGVGAGDDEKKAKKTLWKRLKNTLGVKSQKSSSYHHVVGLVDKYSNDFKSKTVMDDLTRIANMNYLSNNLMKVPEDIFGFYYSQIRQRDPEYEFLHDTIGTSLVSDVNRFFFLEPQQLLEIPHSKSLSSLIFASQRILKRESNQLIMDTITVVMWKLVLVDFKHHVFYNLYTPEVNTGYKIKDIVEKFPDSIFLFIDKIPQYYIQFAYNNFFEAFIKTVFYIIRYKSRDNKLTKSAIKVVYHDVDVLKKLLDKYSQDNLELLESLKNYIKSLIN
- a CDS encoding uncharacterized protein (chr2.C.cand.370 - hypothetical protein, conserved, pfl1655C), coding for MEVLFTQYEDSPIIYDDVVDPQPHLDYVSRKTNAHLIVSNLIKYGINLRVSEDILQHLSDKIISESPTFYSIQFDEDVYVDSRVWNHLILSLYNTKLSSIETEQIDSIINEITTSELYIAQNKFIESVNNKFPYLLENNFGNKFNSNGVYVYNSFKDVPKVYYSTKKQKFLSSFSREDYEKETHGDPIDQICSIRYQLLLERCRGYNFNEWIGIESHSYLMAVTVDSVSFSSEGVQLLIGNLSKSKYGDLCIQGSLVELKIKIAPECKISTGIYCYGQVVIVYGVMISLENVFEVRGLTHPPLTPKDDVSHLNLFGGHHNPMDLVTFRELPNMLSIKNMYFNWFVITDLHLDKTDNINQIELLFNSLMDNYSKHQLPVGFIFMGNFNSSEYNFDYYRNWTDTFELKSTTNSFESYSAGFEALFKVLTKPKFIMILASTSLPSCYLVFVPGPKDATLCRQRVPRNPLLSFATNRFKERLESSRPESKGRVIMATNPCRIRHWGRKMIFFRHDIMSHLILDSIITTSNYSNSCQDLSDMLVETIVGQSHLLPNKPGLSTVLNHDSSLLLHSLPDLICLGDSSSPAFVKTHGIKGKCTIANCESNSDTFKNVISYDSITNKINVIPVYSF